One genomic window of Nicotiana sylvestris chromosome 10, ASM39365v2, whole genome shotgun sequence includes the following:
- the LOC138879439 gene encoding uncharacterized protein has translation MSILDACHSSPYGGHHGGARTASKVLSCGIYWPILYKDASEIVMSCDECQRAGGISKKDEIPLTTILEVDIFNVWGIDFMGPFVSSCGNTYILVAVDYVSKWVEDVALPNNEARSVVAFLKKISSHGLALLGQSSVMGDSGQVEVSNREIKSILSKIVNANRTNWSRKLDDALWDYMTAYKTPIGRSPYRLVEQLNELNEFRFHAYSRSSLYKDKIKYLHDKYAHSKEFKEGDLVLLFNSRLRLFPKKLKSKWSGPFEMVHVTPFGALDLKNKNGEVFRVNGYCIKHYL, from the exons atgagtattcttgatgcttgccattcctcgccctacggtggtcatcatggtggggcgagaactGCTTCAAAGGTTCTTAGCTGTGGTATTTATTGGCCCATTCTATATAAAGATGCTAGTGAGATTGTCATGAGTTGTGATGAGTGTCAAAGAGCTGGTGGAATTTCCAAGAAGGATGAAAtacctctcaccactattcttgaggttgacatttTTAACGTGTGGGGAATAGACTTTATGGGACCTTTTGTGAGTTCATGTGGAAACACTTATATTTTGGTGgccgttgattatgtttccaagtgggttgaggATGTAGCTTTGCCCAACAACGAAGCCCGGAGTGTGGTGGCGTTTCTCAAGAAAATATCTTCACAtggtttggcactcctcgggcaatcatcagtgatgggg gatagtggacaagttgaggtctccaatagggagataaagagcatattgtcaaagattGTCAATGCAAATAGAACTAACTGGTCAAGGAAActggatgatgctttgtgggACTACATGACTGCTTATAAGACTCCAATTGGTAGGTCTCCATATCGATTG GTAGAGCAACTTAATGAACTTAATGAGTTTCggtttcatgcctattccagatcgtccttgtataaggacaagataaagtacttacatgacaaatatgcccatagcaaggaattcaaggagggtgacttggttctcttattcaactctcgaTTACGACTGTTTCCGaaaaagctcaagtcaaaatggagtggcccttTTGAAATGGTACATGTgactccatttggtgctcttgatttgaagaataagaatggtgaagttttcagagttaatgggtaCTGCATCAAACACTACCTGTGA
- the LOC104226253 gene encoding uncharacterized protein yields the protein MIFENTVQFREVLQTYSIKKGVNLKLKPNEKERVREKCTKKGCPWHILDSIEGSTSNFRVITYYPVHKWYNKTRNKMCNPPWIAKKFKDRIISEPQIKLYQIQALLRKSYGLYVSKTSCRREKMIVMKENIGDYKKEFARLHDYAEMLKSTNPGTTIVIRTSKDSIPGKEVFMGIYVYLEALKTGWLEGCKNIIGFDGAFLKGICKGELLSCISKDGNNQMYPVAWVVVEKESKDTWSWLIRCLKHDLNLTETEGEGLTIMYDMQKCARATFEVYFSKKLDEIDQLRGDIVQDLLKYNKETWCRAYFKEHSKCDVVENNMCETFNSWILAARHKSIITMLEEIRIKCMERMNSMREFSEKWVGDISPMAMEILGENAQRAAKCEVKFNGETGYEIQDGPYKYVVDFRRCSCTCRSWQLKGIPCAHAITTMHYKNYEVEPYVDHWYRKDTDVKAYSKFIQPLTSMNLWPKRTLPAIEPPVITAMPGRPKKKKEKSY from the exons ATGATATTTGAGAATACTGTACAATTTAGGGAGGTATTGCAGACATATTCTATTAAAAAAGGTGTGAATCTTAAGTTGAAACCTAATGAGAAGGAAAGGGTTAGGGAAAAATGCACAAAGAAAGGTTGTCCATGGCATATCCTTGATAGCATAGAAGGTAGCACTAGTAATTTTAGGGTGATTACATACTACCCTGTCCATAAATGGTACAACAAGACAAGGAACAAGATGTGTAACCCACCATGGATTGCAAAGAAATTCAAAGACAGAATAATTAGTGAGCCTCAAATTAAGCTTTATCAGATTCAAGCCTTACTTAGGAAATCATATGGCTTGTATGTGAGTAAAACTTCCTGTAGAAGAGAAAAAATGATAGTTATGAAGGAGAATATAGGTGATTACAAGAAAGAATTTGCTAGGCTTCATGATTATGCAGAAATGCTAAAGTCTACTAATCCTGGCACTACTATAGTGATAAGGACATCTAAGGATTCAATTCCTGGCAAGGAGGTGTTTATGGGCATTTATGTCTATCTTGAAGCATTAAAAACTGGATGGTTAGAAGGGTGCAAAAACATAATTGGCTTTGATGGTGCATTCCTAAAGGGAATATGTAAAGGTGAACTACTTTCCTGCATTTCCAAGGATGGAAATAATCAAATGTATCCTGTGGCTTGGGTAGTAGTTGAAAAGGAATCAAAGGATACATGGTCTTGGTTAATCAGATGTCTCAAGCATGATCTAAACTTGACAGAAACTGAAGGAGAAGGGCTGACAATCATGTATGATATGCAGAAG TGTGCAAGAGCTACATTTGAAGTTTACTTTAGCAAGAAGTTGGATGAAATAGACCAGCTGAGGGGAGATATTGTTCAAGACTTACTGAAATACAACAAGGAAACATGGTGTAGGGCATACTTCAAAGAACATAGTAAGTGTGATGTAGTGGAGAACAACATGTGTGAGACATTCAATAGTTGGATATTGGCAGCTAGGCACAAATCTATCATTACTATGTTAGAGGAAATTAGAATCAAGTGTATGGAGAGGATGAATAGCATGAGAGAGTTTTCTGAAAAATGGGTAGGTGATATATCACCCATGGCTATGGAAATACTTGGAGAGAATGCTCAAAGGGCAGCCAAATGTGAAGTCAAATTTAATGGTGAAACAGGGTATGAGATCCAGGATGGGCCATATAAATATGTTGTTGACTTTAGGAGGTGTTCCTGTACTTGTAGATCATGGCAACTCAAAGGAATTCCATGTGCACATGCAATTACAACAATGCATTATAAGAACTATGAGGTTGAGCCATATGTTGACCATTGGTATAGAAAGGATACCGACGTTAAGGCATATAGCAAATTCATTCAACCTTTAACTAGTATGAATTTGTGGCCAAAAAGGACACTGCCAGCTATTGAGCCACCTGTTATAACTGCAATGCCAGGAAGgccaaagaaaaaaaaggagaaaagctACTGA